A single window of Sphaerodactylus townsendi isolate TG3544 linkage group LG03, MPM_Stown_v2.3, whole genome shotgun sequence DNA harbors:
- the LOC125428475 gene encoding C-type lectin domain family 2 member D-like, whose translation MRHKTPKDHWFGLRIQKEGQPWKWTNGTIFSNSFKIKGNGFCAYLDDDGASSSRCDTPRNWICTKWLHSDGWEEFQGLPTHNSSLDHGYQVTKKNCSVPENQLKEGGR comes from the exons ATGCGTCATAAGACCCCTAAGGATCACTGGTTTGGGCTCCGGATACAGAAGGAAGGACAACCCTGGAAATGGACAAACGGTACCATCTTCAGCAACTC GTTTAAAATTAAAGGCAACGGCTTTTGTGCTTACCTGGATGACGATGGGGCCAGTTCATCACGATGCGACACACCGCGAAACTGGATATGCACCAAATGGCTTCACAGTGATGGCTGGGAGGAGTTTCAAGGTCTTCCTACCCACAATTCATCACTGGACCATGGTTACcaagttacaaaaaaaaattgctcagTACCGGAGAACCAGCTAAAAGAGGGAGGCAGATGA